The Pseudanabaena galeata CCNP1313 genome includes a region encoding these proteins:
- the ureG gene encoding urease accessory protein UreG, producing the protein MSPFRVGVAGPVGSGKTALVDCLCKSMRSHFQIAVVTNDIYTQEDAQFLVRSEALSRDRIVGVETGGCPHTAIREDASMNLAAIEQLELRFTDLDLLFVESGGDNLASTFSPELVDLTLYVIDVAAGDKIPRKGGPGITKSDLLVINKIDLAPYVGADLGVMDRDARKMRGDKPFVFSNLKTQDGLAKITEFIVNRM; encoded by the coding sequence CCCAGTTGGTTCTGGCAAAACCGCCCTTGTTGATTGCCTTTGTAAATCTATGCGATCGCATTTTCAGATTGCAGTTGTTACCAATGACATTTATACACAAGAAGATGCTCAATTTCTGGTTCGTAGTGAAGCTCTATCCCGCGATCGTATTGTAGGCGTGGAGACAGGCGGCTGTCCCCATACTGCAATTCGTGAAGATGCTTCGATGAATCTGGCGGCGATCGAGCAATTAGAACTTCGTTTTACGGATTTAGATTTACTTTTTGTAGAGAGTGGCGGTGATAATTTAGCTTCTACTTTTAGCCCTGAACTTGTAGACTTAACGCTTTATGTGATTGACGTTGCCGCAGGAGATAAAATTCCTCGTAAGGGTGGACCTGGGATTACAAAGTCTGACTTATTGGTGATTAATAAAATTGATCTTGCTCCCTATGTTGGTGCAGACCTAGGTGTGATGGATCGCGATGCTCGAAAGATGCGAGGTGACAAACCCTTTGTATTTAGTAACCTCAAAACCCAAGATGGACTAGCCAAAATCACAGAATTTATTGTCAACAGAATGTAG
- the urtA gene encoding urea ABC transporter substrate-binding protein, with protein sequence MSSQMNRRKFIVYGSAALGISSLIKACAPATPTATTTTAATTDASPTATGTPAASGGTIKVGILHSLSGTMAISEKSLVDSTQLAIEEINKAGGVLGQQIEAIVEDGASDWPTFAEKAKKLIDQDKVVVVFGCWTSASRKAVLPVFESKDHLLFYPVQYEGQECSKNIFYTGAAPNQQIEPSVEWLLNNKGKEFFLVGSDYVFPRTANTIIKAQLEALGGKVVGEDYLPLGNSEVTPIISKIKQALPNGGVIYNSLNGDSNVAFFKQMQGAGLTADKYPSMSVSIAEEEVKAIGPEFLKGHYAAWNYFMTVDNPANKKFVEAFKAKYGADRVTNDPMEAGYIAVNIWAQAVKKAGKADDLEAVRMAALGQTFDAPEGKVTMENSHHLSKFVRIGEVTADGQFKIVNETKEAVAPLPWNQFVTETKGYYCDYSDKAKGGKFKKA encoded by the coding sequence ATGAGCAGTCAAATGAATCGTCGTAAGTTTATCGTTTATGGCTCTGCTGCCCTTGGAATTAGTAGTTTAATCAAAGCCTGTGCGCCAGCTACTCCCACAGCCACTACAACCACAGCCGCAACTACTGATGCATCACCTACAGCCACAGGCACTCCCGCAGCTAGTGGTGGTACGATTAAGGTCGGGATTTTGCACTCTTTGAGTGGCACTATGGCGATCAGTGAAAAGAGTCTAGTTGACTCAACTCAACTTGCGATCGAAGAAATTAATAAGGCTGGCGGTGTACTGGGTCAGCAAATTGAAGCGATCGTTGAAGATGGAGCTTCTGACTGGCCCACATTTGCTGAAAAAGCTAAGAAATTGATTGACCAAGACAAAGTTGTAGTTGTTTTCGGTTGCTGGACTTCAGCAAGTCGTAAAGCTGTACTACCTGTATTTGAATCTAAAGATCATCTACTCTTCTATCCTGTCCAATACGAAGGACAAGAATGCTCGAAGAATATCTTCTACACTGGTGCTGCACCAAACCAACAGATTGAACCTTCTGTAGAATGGTTACTGAACAACAAGGGTAAAGAATTCTTCTTGGTTGGCTCTGACTATGTATTCCCTCGTACTGCTAATACAATCATCAAGGCTCAATTAGAAGCATTGGGTGGCAAGGTAGTTGGTGAAGATTATTTGCCACTGGGTAACTCAGAAGTAACCCCTATCATTTCCAAAATCAAACAAGCTTTGCCAAATGGTGGCGTAATCTACAACTCACTCAATGGTGATAGTAACGTAGCCTTCTTTAAACAGATGCAAGGTGCGGGTTTGACCGCTGATAAGTATCCATCGATGTCCGTCAGTATCGCTGAAGAAGAAGTTAAGGCGATCGGACCTGAATTCCTGAAGGGACACTATGCAGCTTGGAACTACTTCATGACCGTTGACAACCCTGCCAACAAGAAGTTTGTAGAAGCATTCAAGGCTAAGTATGGTGCAGATCGCGTTACCAATGACCCAATGGAAGCTGGCTATATTGCTGTTAATATCTGGGCTCAAGCTGTCAAAAAAGCAGGTAAAGCTGATGATCTCGAAGCGGTAAGAATGGCTGCTCTAGGTCAAACCTTTGACGCTCCAGAAGGCAAGGTGACGATGGAAAATAGCCATCACCTTTCTAAGTTTGTGCGTATTGGTGAAGTTACCGCCGATGGTCAGTTCAAGATTGTCAATGAGACTAAGGAAGCAGTTGCGCCATTACCTTGGAACCAATTTGTAACCGAAACTAAAGGGTATTACTGTGATTACTCTGATAAAGCTAAAGGTGGCAAATTTAAGAAGGCATAA